The genomic segment GTGTTACGGCTAGTCTCCTCAGGGATGCCTAGCGAAGTGGGGGCTCCAAACGTAATGGCTCCCGATCCTGCTTTGACTAGAACATAATCATGAGAACCGTGGAAGCACCCTTCGAACTTAATGATCTTCTTCCTTCCTGTGAAACCTCTAGCTACCCTTATTGCATGCATCGTTGCTTCTGTACCCGAGTTTACTAGCCTAAGCATTTCTATAGACGGTATCAACTTGCTGATTAATTCTGCGAACTCTACTTCCTTTTCAGTTGGGGTACCATAAAGTGATCCCTTTGCTAGTTGCTTTTCAACAGCATCTAAAACTTCTTTAGATGAATGGCCAAAAATCAAGGGGCCATAAGCCATACAATAATCTATATAGGAAGTTCCGTCTACGCTGTATATTTTGGAGCCACTTGCCTTTTTCACAAAGAACGGATAAGGTTCAAATGCTCTGACAGGACTATTCACTCCGCCTGGTAATACTTTTTTAGCTCTTTTGAAAAGCTCTTGTGATCTAATTATCCCTGAGGTTAATCTATCCATAGTTCCACATCCTTGGCAAAGTAGGTGATGATCAAATCTGCTCCAGCCCGCTTGATACTTGTCAGAATTTCAAGGATTGCAGATTTCTCATCAATCCATCCCTTTTGAGCAGCTGCTTTTACCAGAGTATATTCTCCACTTACATTATATGCAGCTAAAGGAACATCAAATTTCGCTTTGATACGATATATTAAGTCTAGGTATGGTAGGGCTGGTTTGATCATAACTATATCCGCTCCTTCGTGGATATCCAGCTCAACTTCACGCAGCGCCTCATTTAAATTTCCGTAATCCATTTGGTAACTCTTTCTATCTCCAAATTCGGGCTTAGATTCAGCTGCCTCTCGAAAGGGACCGTAAAAGCAAGAAGAGTACTTTGCTGAGTACGCCATAATACCTAAATGATTAAAGCCAGAATCGTCCAAAGCATTTCTTATTGCTTTTACCTGACCATCCATCATAGCAGATGGAGCAACGATGTCCGCACCAGCCTGAGCTTGACTGACAGCTACTTTCTCTAAGATTTTGAGAGTAGAGTCATTATCAACTTCCCCATCTTTTAATATCCCACAATGTCCATGGGTAGTATATTCGCAGAGGCAGATATCGGTCATGATGACAATTTGATCACCAAATTCGCGTTTTAATTCACGAATTGTTCTTTGAATAACTCCATCTTTAGCGAAAGCTTGGGAACCAGTCTCATCTTTTTTTGAGGGCACTCCGAAGAGAATTAGGGCCTTTATGTTAAGGTCGATCATTTGTTGAACTTCTTTAATCACGTATTCAATTGGCAATCGGAAATATTCTGGCATCGACTCGATGGGCATAGGTTTTTGTGCACGTTCATCAACGAAGATAGGATAAACTAAGTCACTTCGATTTACCCTGATTTTACGCATCAAATCTCGAAGGGCAGATGTCCTACGCAATCGCCTTAGCCTTATTAGTGGAAAACTCAAATATTGAAATGCCTCCATAAGTTTTCTTAACTAAGGTGTAAGTAAGTCCCGATTGTCAACTTCAATCTTATAGCCCCTAGGCGTGACCATTCTTCCGTTTAATACCTGAGTAGTTGAGTTCCCAACGATAATCGTAGTAGCCATGTCTATCTCGTAGTTCATCATATTCTCAAGTGTAGTCATAACAGCTCTTTCTTGTTGTCTTTTAGCTTGTTTAACTATTCCTACAGTAGTTTTAGGACTCCGGTAACGTAATAATATTTTATGAGCTTTCATCAATTGTGTTCTCCTCTTCTGACTTTTTGGATTGTATATGATTATTACAAAGTCAGCCTTTGTTGCTAACGTCAATCTTTCTTCAATAAGTTTCCAAGGGGTCAGGATGTCACTTAGGCTTATTATAGCGAAATCCCCCATGATAGGGGCCCCAAGTACAGCTGCTGCCGCTACAGCCGCTGTTATACCTGGGACGATCTCTATATCGATATCCGCTTTTCTAAGTTCTGCTACCTTGATAATTAAGCCTGCCATACCATAAATACCAGGGTCACCTCCACTAATGGCGACAACTCTTTTACCCTCTAGAGCCTTCATAATAGCTACTTGGGCTCTCTCAACTTCATGACGCATCCCAGTTTCGATGACATCAGCATCCTTTGGGATC from the Candidatus Methylarchaceae archaeon HK02M2 genome contains:
- the cobJ gene encoding precorrin-3B C(17)-methyltransferase, with product MTLKAKQEIEESEVVVGYKTYIKLIRTTIPKDADVIETGMRHEVERAQVAIMKALEGKRVVAISGGDPGIYGMAGLIIKVAELRKADIDIEIVPGITAAVAAAAVLGAPIMGDFAIISLSDILTPWKLIEERLTLATKADFVIIIYNPKSQKRRTQLMKAHKILLRYRSPKTTVGIVKQAKRQQERAVMTTLENMMNYEIDMATTIIVGNSTTQVLNGRMVTPRGYKIEVDNRDLLTP
- the hemB gene encoding porphobilinogen synthase, whose translation is MEAFQYLSFPLIRLRRLRRTSALRDLMRKIRVNRSDLVYPIFVDERAQKPMPIESMPEYFRLPIEYVIKEVQQMIDLNIKALILFGVPSKKDETGSQAFAKDGVIQRTIRELKREFGDQIVIMTDICLCEYTTHGHCGILKDGEVDNDSTLKILEKVAVSQAQAGADIVAPSAMMDGQVKAIRNALDDSGFNHLGIMAYSAKYSSCFYGPFREAAESKPEFGDRKSYQMDYGNLNEALREVELDIHEGADIVMIKPALPYLDLIYRIKAKFDVPLAAYNVSGEYTLVKAAAQKGWIDEKSAILEILTSIKRAGADLIITYFAKDVELWID